The following coding sequences lie in one Polynucleobacter asymbioticus genomic window:
- a CDS encoding aspartyl/asparaginyl beta-hydroxylase domain-containing protein has protein sequence MELRHFIFLIFVVSAIYVYFRGNVRFGVVRSLTDYQVLLAPINSLLYLFSKTKAGAFIPVADFPEMKPLQDNWQMIRDEALALNADGAIAAATGYNDIGFNSFFRTGWKRFHLYWYGKELPSAQLNCPKTVALLKSIPSIKAAMFASLPPGATLVRHRDPYAGSLRYHIGLVTPNDPKCFIDVDGERYYWKDGEPVMFDETYIHFAANETDHQRIVLFCDVERPVHTKLVQLLNRWFGRYVMSAASSQNVEGEKVGLVNILFKYFYHLRAQAKKLKAKHRGVYYIGKWVLILGILWAIFW, from the coding sequence ATGGAACTTCGTCACTTTATCTTTCTGATTTTTGTTGTCTCGGCTATTTATGTCTATTTCAGAGGGAATGTTCGATTTGGTGTGGTGCGCTCTCTAACGGATTACCAAGTACTTTTAGCGCCAATCAATAGCCTGCTGTACTTATTTTCGAAAACTAAGGCTGGGGCATTTATTCCAGTTGCTGATTTTCCTGAAATGAAGCCCCTTCAAGATAATTGGCAAATGATTCGTGATGAGGCCCTCGCCTTAAATGCAGATGGCGCAATTGCTGCCGCTACGGGATACAACGATATTGGGTTCAACTCCTTTTTCCGCACAGGCTGGAAACGATTTCACCTCTATTGGTATGGGAAAGAATTGCCATCAGCACAGCTCAATTGCCCCAAAACCGTTGCGCTCCTGAAATCCATCCCCTCGATCAAGGCGGCAATGTTTGCCTCCTTACCCCCTGGAGCAACGCTAGTACGCCACAGAGACCCCTACGCTGGCTCACTGCGCTATCACATTGGCCTTGTCACCCCGAACGATCCAAAATGCTTTATCGATGTGGATGGAGAGCGCTACTACTGGAAAGATGGTGAGCCCGTGATGTTTGATGAAACCTATATCCACTTTGCTGCCAATGAAACTGATCACCAGCGCATTGTCTTGTTTTGTGATGTCGAACGGCCTGTTCACACTAAATTGGTGCAACTATTAAATCGCTGGTTTGGTCGCTACGTAATGAGTGCAGCCTCCTCCCAAAACGTTGAGGGGGAGAAGGTGGGGCTCGTCAACATTCTCTTTAAATACTTTTATCACCTTAGAGCGCAAGCTAAAAAGCTGAAAGCAAAGCATCGCGGCGTTTATTACATTGGGAAGTGGGTGCTCATTTTAGGGATTTTGTGGGCAATTTTTTGGTAA
- a CDS encoding lipid A biosynthesis acyltransferase translates to MFKNFSNYSGVALLRFLVSLPYKTLVSIGYGLGFLAAHIPSDRNRVVQKNLELCFPELNDQEIDRLRKQHWRLLGRSLVEKSIIWLGSKKQLADMIEVQSEVDLNDRQPRILVNMHFIGIEGSIILSALAKDKGWPRTSGFFQRMKSPFFNKKIVEWRNRFGGNSIDRQGNSLELIREIRKGSFIIIAPDIDLGLKDSAFVPFFNIQTNTITAVSRLAKITGAQVCMMVTTLKKNEAGYICTIRKPLENFPTDNPEADTARLNQIFEQEIRLRPAEYYWVHKRFKNRPFNEASPY, encoded by the coding sequence TTGTTTAAAAACTTTTCAAACTATTCTGGGGTGGCACTCCTCAGATTTCTAGTATCGCTACCATACAAAACCCTAGTCTCTATTGGCTATGGCTTAGGTTTTTTGGCGGCGCACATTCCTAGCGATCGTAATCGGGTGGTTCAAAAAAATTTAGAGCTGTGCTTCCCTGAGCTGAATGATCAGGAAATTGATCGACTCAGAAAACAGCATTGGCGACTACTAGGTCGCAGCCTGGTAGAGAAAAGTATTATTTGGCTTGGGAGTAAAAAACAGCTTGCCGACATGATTGAGGTTCAGTCGGAAGTTGATCTCAATGATCGGCAACCACGCATCTTAGTAAACATGCATTTTATTGGTATCGAGGGCAGCATTATTTTAAGTGCGCTTGCAAAAGATAAAGGCTGGCCTCGCACCTCTGGATTTTTCCAAAGAATGAAAAGCCCCTTTTTCAATAAAAAAATTGTTGAGTGGCGTAATCGTTTTGGCGGAAACTCGATTGATCGCCAGGGAAACTCGCTTGAGTTGATTCGAGAAATCCGCAAGGGCAGTTTTATTATCATCGCGCCCGATATTGATCTGGGCCTGAAAGACTCTGCCTTCGTTCCCTTCTTTAATATTCAAACAAATACAATCACTGCTGTATCGCGTCTTGCCAAGATTACGGGAGCACAAGTCTGCATGATGGTCACCACTTTAAAAAAGAATGAGGCTGGCTACATTTGTACTATTAGAAAGCCTCTTGAGAATTTTCCAACTGATAATCCTGAAGCTGACACCGCAAGGCTAAATCAAATTTTTGAACAAGAAATACGACTGAGACCCGCCGAATACTACTGGGTTCATAAGCGTTTTAAAAATAGGCCATTTAACGAAGCCAGCCCCTATTAA
- a CDS encoding metallophosphoesterase family protein, whose product MTERIGLFADLHSNLEAFDACMEQAKELGVSRMVFLGDIVGYNADPGALIDRIGELVADKKAIAVLGNHDQAVFEDHRHQMNASANAAIEWTKAQLNSTQVQFLKDLPLIVQEEAMCFVHASAHNPADWNYITDSMSAWRCVQSSGKTYTFVGHAHEQALFYQSAVGKLIRFSPHPGDEIPVMNHRQWVSVVGSLGQPRDGNPEACFAVFEPALEALTFHRTPYDQFTAADKVRRAGLPEDLANRLITGK is encoded by the coding sequence ATGACTGAACGCATTGGGCTATTTGCCGATCTACATAGTAATTTAGAAGCTTTTGATGCCTGTATGGAGCAGGCAAAAGAGTTGGGTGTAAGCCGCATGGTTTTCTTAGGAGATATTGTTGGCTACAACGCAGATCCCGGCGCTCTGATTGATCGTATTGGGGAATTGGTTGCTGATAAAAAAGCAATTGCGGTACTAGGCAATCATGATCAAGCAGTATTTGAAGACCACCGCCACCAAATGAATGCCAGTGCAAATGCAGCAATCGAGTGGACCAAGGCACAGCTGAATTCCACTCAAGTTCAATTCCTGAAAGATTTGCCGCTCATCGTTCAAGAGGAGGCGATGTGTTTTGTTCATGCATCAGCTCACAATCCCGCAGACTGGAATTACATTACTGACAGCATGAGTGCGTGGCGTTGCGTTCAAAGCTCAGGCAAGACATACACTTTTGTTGGTCACGCGCATGAGCAAGCCCTGTTCTATCAAAGCGCCGTTGGTAAGCTCATTCGTTTTTCACCACATCCTGGCGATGAAATTCCTGTCATGAACCATCGCCAATGGGTTAGCGTAGTGGGTTCGCTTGGTCAGCCACGAGATGGAAATCCTGAGGCTTGCTTTGCTGTCTTCGAGCCAGCGTTAGAGGCGCTTACTTTTCACCGCACTCCCTATGATCAATTCACCGCTGCAGACAAAGTTCGTCGCGCTGGATTGCCCGAAGACCTTGCTAACCGCCTCATTACTGGAAAATAA
- the rodA gene encoding rod shape-determining protein RodA has product MEKSAIGKAKKIFLSIFSGLDRQLGLILLGLAGIGFIIFLSASQNTPVRFEDELRNLALSFAVMWVVSRIPPKWLEMAAVWIYGIGVALLIAVAVFGLIKKGARRWLNIGFVIQPSEIMKIAMPLMLAWYFQKREGIQKSWDYGVAAIILAIPVFLIARQPDLGTALLVFAAGMYVIILAGLPWKWILPFIGLGAFGIILIIIFGSTICAHDVVWPFVHNYQKHRVCTLLDPSSDPLGKGFHTIQSMIAIGSGGFFGKGWFQGTQAHLEFIPEKHTDFVFAVFSEEFGLLGNLVLLALFFALVKRGLAISASAPNLFTRLLGASVTMIFFTYAFVNIGMVSGLLPVVGVPLPFISYGGTALVTLGFGAGILMSIHRHRRLVQS; this is encoded by the coding sequence ATGGAAAAGAGCGCCATAGGAAAAGCGAAAAAAATATTTCTGAGTATTTTTAGCGGGCTTGATCGCCAGCTAGGCCTTATTTTACTTGGCTTAGCGGGAATTGGATTTATCATATTTTTATCTGCAAGTCAGAATACGCCTGTTCGTTTTGAAGATGAACTGCGTAACCTTGCTCTTTCATTTGCAGTGATGTGGGTCGTTTCACGTATTCCACCAAAATGGTTGGAGATGGCTGCAGTCTGGATTTATGGAATTGGGGTTGCACTACTCATTGCTGTTGCTGTGTTTGGATTGATTAAAAAAGGTGCGAGGCGTTGGCTTAACATTGGTTTTGTAATTCAGCCTTCCGAGATCATGAAAATTGCAATGCCACTCATGCTGGCCTGGTATTTTCAGAAGCGTGAAGGTATACAAAAATCTTGGGACTATGGAGTAGCAGCAATCATTCTTGCGATTCCGGTATTCCTGATTGCGCGTCAGCCCGACCTAGGCACAGCGCTCTTAGTTTTCGCTGCGGGTATGTATGTGATTATTTTGGCGGGACTCCCATGGAAATGGATTCTGCCATTTATTGGCCTCGGTGCTTTTGGCATTATCTTGATTATTATTTTTGGCAGCACTATTTGCGCACATGATGTTGTTTGGCCCTTCGTTCATAACTACCAAAAACATCGCGTCTGTACTTTGCTTGATCCCAGTAGCGACCCTCTTGGTAAAGGCTTTCATACTATTCAATCCATGATTGCAATTGGCTCTGGTGGATTTTTTGGTAAAGGTTGGTTTCAGGGTACGCAAGCGCATCTGGAATTTATTCCAGAAAAGCATACCGACTTCGTCTTTGCTGTTTTCTCTGAAGAATTTGGTTTGCTAGGCAACCTCGTCTTACTTGCTCTATTCTTTGCGCTGGTTAAAAGAGGTCTAGCCATCTCCGCTAGCGCACCTAATCTTTTTACCCGCTTACTTGGCGCATCAGTGACGATGATTTTCTTTACCTACGCCTTTGTCAACATTGGCATGGTCAGTGGCCTATTACCAGTTGTGGGCGTTCCATTACCTTTTATTAGCTATGGAGGCACCGCTCTAGTCACACTGGGTTTTGGTGCTGGAATTTTGATGAGCATCCATCGTCATCGACGTCTAGTGCAGAGTTAG
- the can gene encoding carbonate dehydratase translates to MIMKNSNALDQLFANNREWAEAMIAKDANFFKRLVSQQAPEYLWIGCSDSRVPANDIVNLLPGELFVHRNVANVVVHTDLNCLSVIQFAIDLLKVKHILVVGHYGCSGVHAALTDKRVGLADNWLRHVKDVHQKHERYLGEVIPSPKRQDRLCELNVIEQVVNVCETTIVQDAWARGQDLTVHGWAYRLETGLVNDLGMSISSTEEMHVRYAKSLSRYDAE, encoded by the coding sequence ATGATTATGAAGAACTCCAACGCCTTAGACCAGCTATTTGCCAATAACCGCGAGTGGGCAGAAGCCATGATCGCCAAAGATGCTAATTTTTTTAAGCGTCTAGTCTCACAACAGGCACCAGAATATCTTTGGATTGGTTGCTCGGATAGTCGTGTACCTGCAAACGATATTGTTAATCTGCTACCAGGCGAGCTCTTTGTTCATCGCAACGTTGCGAACGTCGTCGTTCACACTGATTTGAACTGTTTATCTGTGATTCAATTTGCAATCGACCTTTTAAAGGTCAAACACATTTTGGTAGTTGGTCACTACGGCTGCTCTGGCGTGCATGCTGCGCTTACTGATAAACGAGTTGGACTTGCTGATAATTGGTTGCGTCATGTCAAGGATGTGCATCAAAAGCATGAACGTTATCTCGGCGAAGTCATCCCCAGCCCAAAACGTCAAGATCGCTTATGCGAGCTTAATGTCATTGAGCAAGTAGTCAATGTTTGTGAAACCACCATCGTTCAAGATGCGTGGGCGAGAGGGCAGGATCTCACTGTGCATGGGTGGGCCTATCGCCTTGAGACCGGCTTAGTAAATGATTTAGGCATGTCTATTAGCTCCACCGAAGAAATGCATGTGCGTTACGCCAAATCCTTATCTCGCTACGATGCCGAATAA
- a CDS encoding DUF2798 domain-containing protein: MMNIPNLIFAAIMGGLMSLSITFATTLVRVGFAQNFFWVWLEVWAVAYPVAMICILIYRPFASKLTARLVKRIKNEAS, from the coding sequence ATGATGAATATTCCCAATCTTATTTTTGCCGCCATCATGGGCGGACTCATGTCATTGAGTATTACTTTCGCCACTACCTTGGTGCGCGTAGGTTTTGCGCAAAATTTCTTTTGGGTATGGCTGGAGGTTTGGGCGGTCGCCTATCCAGTGGCGATGATTTGCATTTTGATTTATCGTCCGTTCGCAAGCAAACTCACTGCCCGCTTAGTCAAGAGGATTAAAAATGAAGCATCTTAA
- a CDS encoding serine/threonine protein kinase yields MSINTDIEAVDDIFQEGKVVDGFVLGPEVHRGGMASLYSATKEGVDVPILLKIPRVGRDQPVESLIGFETELTILRSLKSPYVPKYLGSGNMATRPYIAMERVEGRPLEDLIKEGKVFTIDEVVQIGADLAQAVQSLHAQDAIHLDIKPENILIDEKGKLTIIDFGLSHHARFPDLLVEEMRKGIGSAPYIAPEQVMGIRSDYRSDIFSIGVILYELLTGELPFGNPQSMSGLRKRMWAQAFPPRAIRKEIPRWLQEVVLRCLEPRAADRYQSAARLRQVLRDHESVTLTERADRVDPLSFWENLKRMFRAAGYEPSPSPRPSVGNYDAPLMIAAIDTRQSDESLRDRMQTTAKNLFLAYPESRLVCISTIASTPTFEGNQESETASGIVRGHLVQLMEWAKPLKLPPERISYHVLEALDPASRIVEFAKDNDASLILIGASHKLPNKVTPWRTSMTKIVEEAPCSVHIVRT; encoded by the coding sequence ATGTCGATCAATACTGATATTGAAGCGGTTGATGATATTTTCCAGGAAGGCAAAGTTGTTGATGGATTTGTACTAGGTCCCGAGGTTCATCGCGGTGGTATGGCCAGCCTATACTCCGCAACTAAAGAAGGCGTCGATGTTCCTATTCTTCTGAAGATTCCTAGGGTGGGTCGCGATCAACCGGTAGAAAGTCTAATTGGCTTTGAGACTGAGCTCACGATTTTGCGCTCACTAAAGAGCCCCTATGTCCCCAAGTATCTCGGCTCCGGCAATATGGCAACCCGTCCCTATATTGCAATGGAAAGAGTGGAAGGTAGGCCACTTGAGGATCTCATCAAAGAAGGTAAGGTTTTTACGATTGATGAGGTTGTACAGATTGGCGCGGACCTAGCACAAGCAGTGCAGTCCTTGCACGCACAAGACGCCATCCATTTAGATATCAAACCAGAAAATATTTTGATTGATGAAAAAGGCAAGCTCACCATAATTGATTTTGGCTTATCTCATCATGCACGCTTCCCTGACTTACTTGTAGAAGAAATGCGCAAGGGAATCGGTTCGGCTCCATATATTGCACCAGAGCAAGTGATGGGTATTCGCTCAGATTACCGTAGCGATATTTTTTCTATTGGCGTCATCCTGTATGAGCTGTTAACGGGAGAGCTCCCGTTTGGTAACCCGCAGAGCATGAGTGGTTTACGCAAAAGAATGTGGGCGCAAGCTTTTCCTCCGCGTGCAATCCGCAAAGAGATCCCACGCTGGTTACAAGAAGTTGTTTTACGCTGTCTAGAACCACGCGCAGCAGATCGTTACCAAAGCGCTGCACGTCTGCGTCAAGTGCTACGCGATCATGAGAGCGTCACTTTGACTGAGCGCGCAGATCGCGTTGACCCTCTGAGCTTTTGGGAAAATCTCAAGCGCATGTTCCGTGCGGCGGGCTACGAGCCCTCTCCCAGCCCACGCCCTAGCGTCGGAAATTACGATGCACCTCTCATGATTGCTGCGATTGACACACGCCAATCGGATGAGAGCTTGCGTGATCGAATGCAAACAACTGCAAAGAATTTATTTCTAGCCTATCCCGAAAGTCGCCTTGTATGTATTAGCACCATTGCTAGCACACCCACTTTTGAAGGCAATCAAGAAAGCGAAACAGCTAGCGGTATTGTGCGCGGGCATCTCGTACAACTCATGGAGTGGGCGAAGCCTTTGAAGCTGCCCCCAGAACGGATTTCCTATCACGTACTGGAGGCGCTTGATCCAGCTAGCCGCATTGTAGAATTTGCCAAGGACAACGATGCCTCGCTGATCTTGATTGGCGCCTCTCATAAACTACCCAATAAAGTCACGCCATGGCGCACCTCAATGACAAAGATTGTTGAGGAAGCCCCGTGTAGCGTTCATATTGTCAGGACCTAG
- a CDS encoding peptide chain release factor 3, protein MTSSTPGAEVLRRRSFAIISHPDAGKTTLTEKLLLYAGAIQIAGSVKARKASRHATSDWMEIEKQRGISVASSVMQMEYRDCIINLLDTPGHQDFSEDTYRVLTAVDSALMVIDAANGVESQTLRLLEVCRARNTPIVTFINKMDREVKPPMELMDEIETALGIEVVPFTWPVGMGKSFAGVIDIANSHMRMFKAGEDRVTENSHAIVDVNDPALKERLGTDLENALAEVDLIKNAMPAFNKEAFLAGRQSPVFFGSAINNFGVREILNTLVELAPSPGSRKALQREVSPAENKFSAVVFKIQANMDPAHRDRVAFLRICSGHFQRGMKLKICRNGKEVRTNNALSFLSQRRDILDEAFPGDIIGLPNHGLLRLGDTLTEGEQLQFTGLPFFAPEIFRMVESADPLRSKQLRTGLMQLGEEGAIQVFRPMTGGTMLLGAFGQLQFEVVSHRLQTEYGAEVRLLPARYNLARWVSSDDPVALKKFIQENIHRMAEDVVGASVFLASHKSELDVAQQRWESIQFHALREHAGLIYQSDLAG, encoded by the coding sequence ATCACCTCCAGCACTCCCGGCGCAGAAGTTTTAAGACGCCGCAGCTTTGCCATCATCTCTCACCCAGACGCTGGCAAGACCACACTTACCGAAAAACTCCTTCTGTACGCAGGGGCGATTCAGATTGCAGGTAGTGTAAAAGCCCGTAAAGCTAGTCGACATGCAACATCCGACTGGATGGAAATTGAAAAACAACGTGGTATTTCCGTGGCTAGCTCCGTAATGCAAATGGAGTATCGCGATTGCATTATTAATCTTTTAGATACACCAGGACACCAAGATTTCTCTGAAGATACCTATCGCGTATTAACTGCCGTAGACTCCGCGCTCATGGTCATTGATGCTGCCAATGGTGTTGAATCACAAACCTTACGCCTGCTTGAAGTCTGTCGCGCACGCAACACACCGATCGTCACTTTCATCAACAAAATGGATCGTGAAGTAAAGCCGCCCATGGAGTTGATGGACGAGATTGAAACTGCGCTCGGCATTGAGGTAGTTCCCTTTACTTGGCCAGTAGGCATGGGTAAATCATTTGCCGGCGTCATTGATATTGCCAACTCCCACATGCGCATGTTCAAGGCTGGCGAAGATCGTGTCACTGAAAATTCTCATGCGATTGTTGATGTCAACGATCCGGCCTTAAAAGAGCGCTTAGGCACTGATCTTGAAAATGCACTTGCCGAAGTCGACCTGATTAAAAATGCAATGCCTGCTTTTAATAAAGAAGCCTTTTTGGCAGGCCGTCAGTCACCGGTATTCTTTGGCTCAGCGATTAATAATTTTGGTGTGCGTGAAATTCTCAACACCTTAGTAGAGCTCGCACCATCACCAGGATCACGCAAAGCATTGCAACGGGAAGTTAGCCCAGCCGAGAATAAATTTTCTGCAGTGGTGTTTAAGATCCAGGCCAATATGGATCCAGCCCACCGAGATCGTGTTGCCTTCTTGCGTATTTGCTCGGGGCACTTTCAGCGCGGTATGAAACTGAAGATTTGTCGCAATGGCAAAGAAGTGCGTACCAACAATGCGCTGTCTTTCTTGTCACAACGCCGCGATATTTTGGATGAAGCCTTCCCTGGCGACATTATTGGATTGCCAAACCACGGGCTTCTTCGACTGGGCGATACGCTCACCGAGGGAGAGCAATTGCAATTTACAGGACTGCCATTTTTTGCGCCTGAGATTTTCCGCATGGTGGAGTCTGCTGATCCATTGCGCTCAAAACAATTACGCACGGGCTTAATGCAGCTTGGCGAAGAAGGCGCGATTCAGGTGTTCCGCCCTATGACTGGCGGCACGATGCTGCTCGGTGCATTTGGGCAGTTACAGTTTGAAGTGGTCAGTCATCGCCTGCAAACTGAATATGGTGCAGAAGTGCGTTTATTGCCCGCCCGCTACAACCTAGCCCGCTGGGTCAGCTCAGATGATCCTGTGGCACTGAAGAAATTCATTCAAGAAAATATTCACCGTATGGCCGAGGATGTTGTGGGAGCCTCAGTATTTTTGGCCAGCCATAAATCTGAATTAGATGTTGCTCAACAACGCTGGGAATCCATTCAATTCCACGCGCTTAGAGAGCATGCAGGTCTTATCTACCAATCTGACCTCGCTGGTTAA
- a CDS encoding HU family DNA-binding protein, producing MYKELHLNKAELIAAIADDAEISKAKAEFALNSAIEQIIKAVTKGDSVQLIGFGTFASGKRAARMGRNPKTGEPLKIAAAKTVKFSAGKAFKDSVNKRKK from the coding sequence ATCTATAAGGAGCTTCACTTGAACAAAGCAGAACTAATCGCAGCGATTGCTGACGACGCTGAGATCTCAAAAGCCAAAGCTGAATTTGCATTGAATTCTGCTATTGAGCAAATCATTAAAGCTGTTACTAAAGGCGACTCAGTACAACTGATCGGTTTCGGTACTTTTGCTTCTGGTAAGCGCGCTGCACGTATGGGCCGTAACCCAAAAACTGGCGAGCCACTCAAAATTGCTGCTGCTAAAACTGTTAAGTTTTCTGCTGGTAAGGCATTTAAAGATTCAGTTAACAAGCGTAAGAAGTAA
- a CDS encoding DUF167 domain-containing protein codes for MMPIWLKQTPTGIVLNLHCQPGAKLTKVVGLHDGCLKISLQAPAQENKANEMLLSWLSKQLRVPQKQIQLLSGQSSRIKRVEIWGSITPEQIIEVLSP; via the coding sequence ATGATGCCTATTTGGTTAAAACAAACCCCCACTGGCATTGTCCTCAATTTGCATTGCCAGCCGGGCGCAAAGCTGACCAAAGTGGTTGGACTTCATGACGGCTGCCTAAAGATATCGCTACAGGCTCCTGCCCAGGAAAATAAGGCAAATGAGATGCTTTTATCATGGCTTTCCAAGCAGTTGAGAGTGCCACAAAAACAAATTCAACTCTTATCTGGGCAAAGTAGCCGCATTAAAAGGGTGGAGATCTGGGGTTCAATTACCCCAGAGCAAATTATTGAAGTGCTGAGCCCCTAA
- a CDS encoding dicarboxylate/amino acid:cation symporter, producing MPYSDGAIHYAKEVQLTPTLKKPPIYKILYFQVLVAVVVGVLLGHLYPSLSVEMKPFGDAFIKGIKMLIAPIIFCTVVLGIAGMEDMKKVGKTGGLALLYFEVVSTIALMVGLIVVNVLQPGSGMHIDPASLDTKAIAAYTGPDKMATTTEFLLNIIPNTVVDAFAKGEILQVLFVAVLFGFALHKFGGRGTMVFDLIEKTSHVLFDIIGIVMKFAPVGAFGAMAFTIGKYGVGSLFSLGKLMGAFYITCLLFVFVVLGIIARFNGFNIFKFVRYIKEELLIVLGTSSSESVLPRMMEKMELLGAKKSCVGLVIPTGYSFNLDGTSIYLTMAAVFIAQATDTPMTITQQITLLLVLLLTSKGAAGITGSGFIVLAATLSAVGNVPVAGLAIILGIDRFMSEARALTNLVGNGVATIVVARWTGELNQQQLTAALNRDSWIEAQEPEVILDRKQDKMH from the coding sequence ATGCCCTATTCGGACGGTGCTATCCATTATGCAAAGGAAGTTCAATTGACACCCACACTAAAAAAGCCTCCAATTTATAAAATCCTTTACTTTCAGGTGCTTGTAGCGGTTGTAGTGGGTGTATTGTTAGGCCACCTATACCCATCCTTGAGTGTAGAGATGAAGCCATTTGGTGATGCCTTCATCAAGGGCATCAAAATGCTGATTGCCCCCATTATCTTTTGCACGGTTGTGTTGGGTATTGCCGGCATGGAAGATATGAAGAAGGTCGGCAAGACGGGTGGCTTAGCCCTGCTCTATTTTGAGGTTGTTAGTACCATCGCGCTGATGGTTGGCTTAATCGTAGTCAATGTCCTCCAGCCGGGTTCGGGCATGCATATTGATCCTGCCAGCTTGGATACCAAGGCTATTGCTGCCTATACGGGTCCAGACAAGATGGCCACGACCACTGAATTCTTGTTAAACATTATTCCCAATACAGTAGTCGATGCTTTTGCAAAAGGAGAAATTTTGCAGGTGCTTTTTGTTGCCGTTTTATTTGGGTTTGCATTGCATAAATTTGGCGGCAGGGGAACGATGGTATTTGACTTGATCGAAAAAACCTCCCATGTTCTTTTTGACATTATTGGCATCGTCATGAAATTTGCCCCTGTTGGTGCTTTTGGTGCAATGGCATTCACGATTGGAAAATATGGAGTGGGCTCTTTATTTTCATTGGGCAAGCTGATGGGCGCGTTTTATATCACCTGCTTACTTTTTGTCTTTGTTGTTCTTGGAATCATTGCGCGCTTCAATGGATTTAACATTTTTAAATTTGTACGCTATATCAAAGAAGAGTTGCTCATTGTTTTAGGAACATCCTCATCGGAGTCGGTTTTGCCGCGCATGATGGAGAAAATGGAGTTGCTAGGCGCCAAGAAAAGCTGCGTCGGTTTAGTCATCCCAACGGGATATTCATTCAATCTTGATGGCACCTCTATTTACTTAACAATGGCAGCGGTATTTATTGCGCAAGCTACAGACACGCCAATGACTATTACGCAGCAAATTACCTTATTGCTAGTTTTGCTTCTGACCTCCAAGGGGGCTGCAGGCATTACTGGTAGTGGCTTTATTGTCTTGGCAGCAACCTTGTCTGCGGTAGGAAATGTGCCTGTTGCAGGCCTTGCCATTATCTTGGGTATCGATCGCTTTATGTCTGAGGCTCGCGCACTAACTAATTTAGTTGGTAACGGTGTGGCAACTATTGTTGTAGCTCGCTGGACCGGTGAGTTAAATCAGCAGCAATTAACAGCTGCACTAAATCGTGATAGTTGGATTGAGGCTCAGGAGCCCGAAGTGATTTTGGATCGTAAGCAAGACAAGATGCACTAA
- a CDS encoding pseudouridine synthase, with the protein MEEKIRVSKLLSELGLCSRREADSYIEQGLVTVDGEVVNELGSRAFRHQKIELQSGAKAQQASRVTVILNKPVGFISHFDDEQEYQPAASLITPDNYFASPLDKGRNPRFNTRGLAPAGRLDIDSTGMLVLTQDGRIAKLLIGENSPIEKEYLVRVEGALSFEDLDRLKHGLELDGVVLKPAQVSWQNEDQLRFVLREGRKRQIRRMCEMVGLRVLGLKRVRMGRISLGALPPGKWRFVRPEEQF; encoded by the coding sequence ATGGAAGAAAAAATACGCGTATCCAAGCTGCTCTCTGAGCTAGGTCTATGCTCCCGTCGTGAAGCAGACTCTTATATTGAACAAGGTTTGGTCACCGTCGATGGTGAGGTGGTCAATGAACTAGGATCCCGAGCTTTTCGTCACCAAAAGATTGAGCTCCAGTCTGGCGCCAAGGCGCAACAAGCATCTCGAGTTACAGTTATTTTGAATAAACCAGTTGGCTTTATCTCTCACTTTGATGATGAGCAAGAGTATCAGCCCGCAGCCTCTCTCATTACTCCCGATAACTACTTTGCTAGCCCACTCGATAAAGGTCGTAATCCACGCTTTAATACCCGTGGCCTAGCGCCCGCTGGTCGCCTCGATATTGATTCGACTGGCATGCTGGTATTAACTCAAGATGGTCGTATTGCAAAACTGCTAATTGGCGAAAACAGTCCCATTGAAAAAGAATATTTGGTCCGAGTCGAAGGTGCGCTCTCTTTTGAAGATTTGGATAGACTAAAACATGGCCTGGAGTTAGATGGCGTTGTTTTGAAACCGGCTCAAGTTAGTTGGCAAAACGAAGATCAACTTCGCTTTGTTTTACGAGAGGGTCGTAAGCGTCAAATCCGTCGTATGTGCGAGATGGTTGGCCTCAGGGTGTTAGGTCTTAAGCGCGTCCGTATGGGTAGAATTTCGCTGGGCGCCTTACCCCCCGGAAAGTGGCGCTTTGTTAGGCCCGAAGAGCAATTCTAA